A genomic region of bacterium contains the following coding sequences:
- a CDS encoding MlaD family protein has protein sequence MEYHKSELKAGLFIAISLLLFFASLFAIKGVSGWEHKAFYRARFAYVGGIEPGSAVRLAGVPVGKVSGHRVLAGEQPPVELTLELDHGTPIRGDSYAYITSIGLLGAFYVEIAPGSKDAALLAPGALIASREVSSFAQMSGPIGGATTEATELLRRLNDLLNDGNRANLAALITNLNAMTAQNSSELRTLLANLNDLTRSLNTTLQNVNSLLAANDTTLQRTVQNAEALLREVQQLTVQMSGTMGDLNHIIVQNRESYRETLDHVRTLSRNLTEFTQTIKEQPWNLVRKNYPEERKLPKE, from the coding sequence ATGGAATATCATAAAAGCGAACTCAAGGCGGGCCTCTTCATCGCCATCAGCCTGCTGCTCTTCTTTGCCTCTCTTTTTGCGATCAAGGGGGTGAGCGGCTGGGAACACAAGGCCTTCTACCGTGCCCGTTTTGCCTATGTCGGCGGCATCGAACCGGGATCGGCGGTTCGGCTGGCCGGCGTCCCGGTCGGCAAGGTCAGCGGCCATCGCGTCCTCGCCGGCGAGCAGCCGCCGGTCGAGCTGACTCTCGAACTGGACCATGGCACCCCGATCCGCGGTGACAGTTATGCCTACATCACCTCGATCGGGCTTCTCGGCGCCTTTTATGTCGAGATTGCACCTGGATCGAAGGACGCGGCGCTGCTCGCACCGGGTGCTCTCATCGCCAGCCGCGAGGTCTCCAGTTTCGCCCAGATGTCCGGTCCGATCGGCGGAGCGACCACGGAGGCCACCGAGCTGCTGCGCCGTCTCAACGACCTGCTCAACGATGGCAACCGCGCCAACCTCGCCGCCCTCATCACCAACCTCAACGCCATGACCGCCCAGAACAGCAGTGAGTTGCGAACCCTGCTGGCCAATCTCAACGACCTGACCCGCTCCCTGAACACGACCCTGCAGAATGTGAACAGCCTGCTCGCAGCCAACGATACGACGCTACAGCGCACCGTGCAAAATGCGGAGGCGCTGCTGCGGGAGGTTCAGCAGCTCACCGTGCAGATGAGCGGCACCATGGGCGATCTCAACCATATCATAGTGCAGAACCGCGAGAGTTACCGCGAGACGCTCGATCATGTCCGCACTTTGAGCCGGAACCTGACCGAATTCACCCAGACGATCAAGGAACAGCCCTGGAATCTGGTGCGCAAGAACTATCCTGAAGAACGCAAACTGCCCAAGGAGTGA
- a CDS encoding ABC-type transport auxiliary lipoprotein family protein, translated as MRRTLILALLGLCMACGRVPRVHYYDLVPDPPAPAAVPSGGVLWVQPCSALPPSDQDRMVYRDASWEIQFDAYRRWIAAPPELLRDRLVAWLRASGRYAAVATIMPRQEAFATLALQLVRFDEAFEAGKRQAVVRFWFELTNGEGERDRTGYIEGRAIIAPGDAATIVAGMRAAVEKAFTELLSRL; from the coding sequence ATGCGCCGAACCCTTATCCTGGCCCTCCTCGGCCTCTGCATGGCCTGTGGCCGGGTCCCCCGGGTCCATTATTATGATCTAGTGCCCGATCCGCCGGCACCCGCCGCGGTACCCTCCGGTGGAGTCCTCTGGGTACAGCCCTGCAGTGCCCTGCCCCCCAGCGATCAGGACCGTATGGTCTATCGCGATGCCTCCTGGGAGATCCAGTTCGATGCCTACCGCCGCTGGATCGCGGCTCCACCGGAGCTGCTGCGGGATCGCCTGGTGGCCTGGCTGCGCGCCTCCGGCCGCTATGCCGCGGTGGCGACAATCATGCCGCGCCAGGAGGCTTTCGCAACCCTCGCGCTGCAACTGGTGCGTTTCGACGAAGCCTTCGAAGCGGGAAAACGACAGGCGGTTGTGCGGTTCTGGTTCGAGCTGACGAACGGGGAGGGGGAGCGGGATCGAACCGGCTATATCGAAGGCCGGGCCATTATCGCCCCGGGTGATGCGGCGACCATTGTTGCGGGGATGCGCGCCGCGGTGGAGAAGGCCTTTACGGAGCTGCTCAGCCGGCTCTGA
- a CDS encoding STAS domain-containing protein, whose amino-acid sequence MAIKVMTMNNLDIAIVSPRGALVGGEESDALKSVVADLYEQGNRKLIINLSGVTYCNSLGIGTLVGLHTMYTRGGGQIKLCEMGRGIQNLFVITKLISVFEVEESRDEAIASFQAMESINH is encoded by the coding sequence TTGGCCATCAAAGTCATGACCATGAACAACCTGGATATTGCCATTGTGAGCCCGCGGGGCGCTCTGGTAGGCGGAGAGGAGAGCGACGCATTGAAATCCGTCGTCGCGGACCTTTATGAGCAGGGCAACCGCAAGCTTATCATCAACTTGAGCGGCGTCACCTATTGTAACAGCCTCGGCATCGGCACGCTGGTAGGGCTGCATACCATGTACACCCGCGGCGGCGGCCAGATCAAGCTCTGCGAGATGGGCAGGGGGATCCAAAACCTCTTTGTGATCACAAAGCTCATCAGCGTCTTCGAAGTGGAGGAGAGCAGGGATGAGGCCATCGCCAGTTTTCAAGCCATGGAGTCCATTAACCACTAA
- a CDS encoding ABC transporter ATP-binding protein, which yields MNEPVIQIRGLHALYGRLEILKGIDLDIYPNETLVILGRSGCGKSTLLRHILGLQRPDRGRILVKGVDMAAADETERSTVSKKIGVLFQGAALFNSMTVGENVALPLEEHTRLEPSTIRIMTRLKLEMVGLSGFDHFMPAQLSGGMKKRAGLARALAMDPDILFCDEPSAGLDPIVAVGIDHLIRKLQQAFRMTIVVVTHELESVWLIADRIALMHEGRFLFIGDKEALRASQIPEVRQFLERQPDAGEPDGRKYLASLVGEVS from the coding sequence ATGAACGAGCCCGTCATTCAGATACGCGGCCTGCACGCCCTTTATGGTCGCCTGGAGATCCTCAAGGGGATCGACCTCGACATCTATCCCAATGAAACCCTGGTCATCCTCGGCCGTTCGGGCTGCGGTAAAAGCACGCTGTTGCGCCATATTCTCGGCTTGCAGCGGCCCGACCGCGGCCGGATCCTGGTCAAGGGGGTGGACATGGCCGCAGCGGATGAGACGGAACGCAGCACCGTCAGCAAAAAAATCGGCGTGCTCTTCCAGGGAGCGGCGCTCTTCAATTCGATGACCGTCGGCGAAAACGTCGCTCTCCCCCTCGAGGAACATACACGCCTCGAGCCCTCCACCATCCGGATCATGACCCGGCTCAAACTCGAGATGGTCGGCCTTTCCGGTTTCGATCATTTCATGCCTGCCCAGCTCTCGGGCGGGATGAAAAAACGGGCCGGACTGGCGCGGGCCCTGGCCATGGACCCCGACATCCTTTTCTGCGACGAGCCCTCCGCCGGACTTGACCCGATTGTCGCCGTAGGCATCGATCATCTGATCCGCAAATTGCAGCAAGCCTTCCGGATGACCATCGTCGTCGTCACCCATGAACTGGAATCGGTCTGGCTGATCGCCGACCGCATCGCGCTGATGCATGAGGGCCGTTTTCTCTTCATCGGCGACAAGGAGGCGCTCCGGGCCTCGCAAATTCCCGAGGTGCGGCAGTTCCTCGAACGCCAGCCCGACGCCGGCGAACCCGATGGACGTAAATATCTCGCCTCCCTTGTAGGGGAAGTATCATGA
- a CDS encoding MotA/TolQ/ExbB proton channel family protein produces MKQGLFITIVMVVAFIVGLIVFQFLPDYIKQGGILVPILIMMILMLLTFIVERLLALGKAKGKGSLPAFYRKLQQEIKAGNIDTAIATCDKQRGTPASVLRAGLEKYKLLKASGAHLSAKETMEEMQHAVEESMMLEVPLLERNLVGISTLASIGVLVGLLGTTLGMIKSFKALAKSGAPDAIALSLGISEALINTAGGLITAILGIVAFNYFSTRIDNFTYMIDESTYSMVTTLAEKESNK; encoded by the coding sequence ATGAAACAAGGTCTCTTCATCACCATCGTCATGGTCGTGGCGTTCATCGTCGGCCTCATCGTTTTCCAGTTTTTACCTGATTACATCAAGCAAGGCGGTATCCTCGTCCCCATCCTGATCATGATGATCCTGATGCTGCTCACCTTCATCGTCGAACGTCTTCTGGCCCTTGGCAAAGCCAAAGGGAAGGGTTCCTTGCCCGCTTTTTACCGTAAACTCCAGCAGGAGATCAAGGCTGGTAATATCGATACCGCCATCGCCACTTGTGACAAACAGCGCGGCACGCCGGCCAGCGTCCTCCGTGCCGGACTCGAGAAATACAAACTGCTGAAGGCCTCCGGCGCTCACCTCTCCGCCAAGGAGACCATGGAGGAGATGCAGCATGCGGTCGAAGAATCAATGATGTTGGAAGTTCCGCTCCTTGAGAGAAACCTGGTGGGCATCTCGACCCTGGCCTCGATCGGTGTGCTCGTCGGTCTGCTCGGTACCACCCTCGGTATGATCAAGTCCTTCAAGGCCCTGGCCAAGTCGGGTGCCCCCGATGCCATCGCCCTGTCGCTGGGTATTTCTGAAGCCCTCATCAACACCGCTGGCGGTCTCATCACGGCCATCCTGGGTATCGTAGCGTTCAACTATTTCAGCACCCGAATCGACAACTTTACCTACATGATCGATGAATCCACCTACTCGATGGTCACCACGCTGGCCGAAAAAGAAAGCAACAAATAA
- a CDS encoding energy transducer TonB: MTELAEKARLPYGATELKEVKQKYMIYGLIIATLIEFLGLGIYWATTLLGKEEAPVRTVRILKYSELGPPPSIQGASAAVAPSVSAAAPMAKPSVGIPVPVPDAEVSPEQTFASQTEMSSVTGPVGEGVGSGGSQVIEQDVNVQNIEEEEAPPPDFVPFEKEPQVIKRVEPVYPELARKAGLEGTVWVKLWVDKEGKVKDVVILKSASEIFNQPAIDAAKQWIFTPAMMKTGPVSVWISLSFNFKLN; this comes from the coding sequence ATGACAGAACTTGCGGAAAAAGCAAGACTCCCCTATGGAGCCACCGAGCTCAAGGAAGTCAAGCAAAAGTACATGATATACGGCCTGATCATCGCAACCCTGATCGAGTTCCTCGGGCTCGGTATCTATTGGGCCACGACCCTGCTGGGCAAAGAGGAGGCGCCGGTCCGCACCGTGCGCATCCTCAAGTACAGCGAGCTGGGTCCGCCACCCTCGATCCAGGGCGCCAGCGCCGCGGTCGCTCCCTCGGTCTCAGCGGCGGCGCCGATGGCCAAACCCAGTGTCGGTATCCCCGTGCCGGTTCCTGATGCGGAGGTCAGCCCCGAACAGACCTTTGCCTCGCAGACGGAAATGAGCTCAGTGACCGGCCCGGTAGGTGAAGGCGTTGGCTCCGGCGGAAGCCAGGTGATCGAACAGGACGTGAATGTACAAAACATCGAAGAAGAGGAGGCACCGCCTCCCGACTTCGTCCCCTTTGAAAAGGAACCCCAGGTGATCAAGCGCGTCGAGCCGGTCTATCCGGAACTAGCGCGCAAGGCCGGCCTCGAAGGTACGGTCTGGGTCAAGCTGTGGGTCGACAAAGAGGGCAAGGTCAAGGATGTGGTCATCCTCAAGAGCGCCTCGGAGATCTTTAACCAGCCGGCCATCGACGCGGCCAAGCAGTGGATTTTCACCCCCGCGATGATGAAAACCGGCCCGGTTTCGGTCTGGATCTCGCTCTCGTTCAATTTCAAACTCAATTAA
- a CDS encoding biopolymer transporter ExbD produces the protein MQHKKGRSNIRIDMTPMVDIMMLLLTFFMLTTRFKPPAEAEVVLPSSHSQFKLPESDVMTITVTKDDRYFLGLDSQRLRGRLFGEENALRSGIQLQDKQQLADLLIQARIANPKLRTVIKADKETPYGPIEDVMNILQKVKITRFNLVTELEKI, from the coding sequence ATGCAGCATAAAAAAGGGCGTAGCAATATCAGGATCGACATGACGCCCATGGTGGACATTATGATGCTGTTGTTGACCTTTTTCATGTTGACGACACGCTTCAAACCACCTGCAGAGGCCGAAGTCGTCCTCCCCTCGTCGCATTCGCAGTTCAAGCTGCCTGAGTCGGACGTGATGACCATCACGGTGACCAAGGATGACCGCTATTTCCTCGGGTTGGATTCCCAGCGGCTCCGCGGCCGGCTTTTTGGCGAAGAGAATGCCCTGCGCTCGGGTATTCAGCTTCAGGATAAGCAGCAGCTGGCCGATTTGCTGATTCAGGCCCGCATCGCCAATCCCAAACTGCGCACCGTGATCAAGGCTGACAAGGAGACGCCATACGGTCCGATCGAGGATGTGATGAACATCCTGCAGAAGGTCAAAATCACCCGATTCAACCTTGTAACGGAACTCGAAAAAATCTGA
- a CDS encoding tetratricopeptide repeat protein — protein sequence MKRLSALLSLVLILLVLPAAGQDKVAEGLALLNQGKFDQAAELLQKAVDLNPRNAAALNALAKAQLLGGKPVLAEATAKNALLVDEKNPATWQLLVQAQMAQNHNAEAYASLRKAMKPTKGNAELLIQLGWLHLAADSTNQAEVAFSQAKQQLPKNPEVYRGLGEAYLKLGAEPVALMQFEESLKYDSLQVELRAKMADLYLKDRRYNEAAQMYRSVLSHQPENDKAALEVSRIYMLSKQYKNATLYLEKYVMRHPEDQASWSTYMEALDKSRQYESALSAAEHLLKSNPNDPVALRLAGKAHYMLKQYQPAVESYSKLAAVDTLGFEDAKRFGKSYYALKNDSLALLYMEQSLAKNPDQDDLYNDMGASYMRTKQWEKAAKMFENRIKSDSTYPNGYINFALCKMALEDFQPATKALRTAISLRPNYIAGYLYLGRALRGADSLKAARQAYETMASMADTVKNNYKNELGEAYSFITFSYLVEKNNAQAINAVTKAIEFKPNDIELNLWRAQILHALDRRDEAKTQYEKVLRLDPKNADAKKGLDILQLYN from the coding sequence ATGAAACGATTGTCTGCATTGCTCTCCCTGGTGCTGATCCTCCTGGTGTTGCCCGCCGCCGGCCAGGACAAGGTTGCTGAAGGCCTGGCTCTCCTCAACCAGGGCAAATTCGACCAGGCCGCCGAACTCCTTCAGAAAGCCGTCGATCTGAATCCACGCAATGCTGCGGCCTTGAACGCCCTCGCCAAAGCCCAGCTGTTGGGCGGCAAGCCTGTTCTCGCGGAGGCAACCGCAAAGAATGCCTTGCTGGTGGACGAGAAGAATCCAGCTACCTGGCAGCTCCTCGTTCAGGCCCAGATGGCCCAGAACCACAACGCGGAGGCCTACGCTTCGCTGCGCAAAGCCATGAAACCGACCAAGGGCAATGCCGAACTCCTCATCCAACTCGGCTGGCTTCACCTGGCCGCGGACTCGACCAACCAGGCTGAGGTAGCCTTCTCCCAGGCCAAGCAGCAGCTGCCCAAGAATCCCGAGGTCTATCGCGGACTCGGCGAGGCCTATCTCAAGCTCGGCGCCGAACCGGTGGCCCTGATGCAATTCGAGGAGTCGCTCAAGTACGATTCGCTTCAGGTTGAACTGCGCGCCAAGATGGCCGACCTCTATCTCAAGGACCGCCGTTACAATGAAGCAGCGCAGATGTACCGTAGTGTCCTCTCCCATCAGCCCGAAAACGACAAGGCTGCACTGGAAGTGAGCCGGATCTACATGCTCTCCAAACAGTACAAGAACGCCACCCTCTATCTGGAAAAATACGTGATGCGTCACCCGGAGGACCAGGCGTCCTGGTCGACCTATATGGAGGCGCTCGACAAGAGCCGGCAATATGAATCGGCCTTGAGCGCCGCGGAACATTTGCTCAAAAGCAACCCCAACGACCCGGTGGCCCTGCGCCTGGCAGGCAAAGCCCACTACATGCTCAAGCAATACCAGCCTGCGGTGGAGAGCTATAGTAAACTAGCCGCTGTTGACACCCTGGGCTTTGAGGATGCCAAACGCTTCGGCAAGAGCTACTACGCCCTGAAAAATGACAGCCTGGCCCTGCTCTACATGGAGCAATCGCTGGCCAAGAATCCGGACCAGGATGACCTCTACAACGACATGGGCGCCTCCTATATGCGGACCAAGCAATGGGAGAAGGCAGCGAAGATGTTCGAGAATCGCATCAAGTCCGATTCGACCTATCCCAACGGCTATATCAACTTTGCCCTCTGCAAAATGGCCTTGGAGGATTTCCAGCCGGCGACCAAAGCGCTACGCACTGCCATCTCGCTGCGTCCCAATTACATCGCCGGTTATCTCTATCTCGGCCGCGCGCTCCGTGGCGCCGATTCGCTCAAGGCGGCACGCCAAGCCTATGAAACCATGGCGAGTATGGCCGACACCGTCAAGAACAATTATAAAAACGAGCTCGGCGAAGCCTACAGTTTCATCACTTTCTCCTACCTCGTGGAGAAAAACAACGCCCAGGCCATCAACGCGGTTACCAAAGCGATCGAGTTCAAACCGAACGACATCGAGTTGAACCTCTGGCGCGCGCAGATTCTGCACGCCTTGGATCGCCGCGATGAAGCCAAAACCCAATACGAAAAGGTGTTACGCCTGGATCCCAAAAATGCGGACGCCAAAAAAGGGCTGGATATTCTCCAGCTCTATAACTGA
- a CDS encoding biopolymer transporter ExbD has translation MAGADVVAPKEPKGKGGKKHKKRVGVGIDMTPMVDIMMLLITFFMLTTVFNTPQTMEINLPPDSDVKVEVAETSLLTIRATADGSIYVNMGMETPQRIEFKELRPLMVDRSKANPKLVVLIKVERQGTYELMVNIMDELNLANITRFSIAPFKEIDGQLVAKAI, from the coding sequence ATGGCAGGAGCAGATGTTGTTGCCCCCAAGGAACCGAAAGGCAAGGGCGGCAAAAAACATAAAAAACGCGTAGGGGTGGGTATTGATATGACCCCGATGGTGGACATCATGATGCTTCTGATCACCTTCTTCATGCTCACCACGGTCTTCAATACACCGCAGACGATGGAGATCAACCTGCCGCCTGATTCCGATGTCAAGGTGGAGGTTGCCGAAACCAGTCTGCTGACCATTCGCGCGACCGCCGATGGCTCCATTTATGTCAATATGGGAATGGAGACACCGCAAAGAATTGAATTCAAGGAATTACGCCCTTTGATGGTCGACCGCAGCAAGGCCAATCCCAAGCTGGTCGTCCTCATCAAGGTGGAACGCCAAGGAACCTACGAATTGATGGTCAATATCATGGACGAGTTGAACCTGGCCAATATCACCCGGTTCTCGATCGCTCCGTTCAAGGAGATTGACGGTCAGCTTGTCGCCAAGGCGATTTAA
- a CDS encoding substrate-binding domain-containing protein — MWMRSKVLLFAAAASLLVWTACAINSKPKESPTSGKLSLYVSDSHAALAAKEADLFCSLYNDAHITLYSASTRECLVHLINDSVRMVLTDRALNAEERRIITQEKLKIDSLQVAVDALALLVNRVNDLQALSMAELTGIIDQRLTTWQQLPGSGLTGRLELVTTGKNSGAYELLKNHFLHRIEDFVPAVMTAAQSEVVKYVAKHPQALGIASLACLKEDSLKALSEEPDGAVRTLAFTGTDSTGALVHYKLHQANVYLKKYPLYYPLHVYFNHKSQLAAGFCAFIASAPGQKLILNSGLVPTTMPIRLVQIR; from the coding sequence ATGTGGATGAGGAGTAAAGTGCTGCTGTTCGCCGCCGCAGCATCCCTGCTCGTCTGGACGGCCTGTGCGATCAACTCCAAGCCCAAGGAAAGTCCCACCAGCGGCAAGCTGAGCCTCTATGTTTCGGATTCGCATGCGGCGCTGGCCGCCAAGGAGGCGGATCTCTTTTGCAGCCTCTACAACGATGCGCATATCACCCTCTACAGCGCCTCGACCCGTGAATGCCTGGTTCATCTGATCAACGATAGTGTCCGGATGGTCCTGACCGACCGGGCACTGAATGCGGAAGAACGCCGCATCATCACGCAGGAAAAACTCAAAATCGATTCACTCCAAGTGGCCGTGGATGCCCTCGCCCTGCTGGTCAACCGCGTCAACGACCTGCAAGCCCTCTCCATGGCGGAACTCACCGGGATCATCGATCAGCGCCTCACCACCTGGCAACAGCTGCCGGGCAGCGGATTGACCGGCCGGCTCGAACTGGTCACCACCGGCAAAAACTCGGGCGCCTACGAACTGCTCAAGAACCATTTTCTGCACCGTATCGAGGACTTTGTGCCAGCGGTGATGACCGCCGCTCAATCCGAGGTGGTAAAGTATGTGGCCAAACATCCGCAGGCGCTGGGCATCGCCTCGCTGGCCTGCCTCAAAGAGGATTCCCTCAAGGCCCTTTCCGAAGAGCCCGATGGCGCCGTCCGCACCCTGGCCTTCACCGGGACCGACTCGACCGGAGCTCTGGTGCATTACAAGCTGCACCAGGCCAATGTGTATCTGAAAAAGTATCCACTCTATTATCCCTTGCATGTCTATTTCAATCACAAATCACAGCTTGCTGCCGGATTCTGTGCCTTCATCGCCAGCGCCCCGGGCCAAAAGCTGATCCTCAATTCCGGTCTGGTCCCGACCACCATGCCCATCCGTCTCGTTCAGATTAGATAG